A single window of Fischerella sp. PCC 9605 DNA harbors:
- a CDS encoding class I SAM-dependent methyltransferase → MPLRPEQRNKLDATDDKEFYSFPRFVTHVDEGFIQQLTDLYRDRLQPNMRILDMMSSWVSHLPEEMQFAHVEGHGLNAEELARNPRLDRYFVQDLNENPRLPLPDQDFDAVLNCVSVQYLQYPEAVFSEVHRVLKPGGVAIISFSNRMFFQKAIQAWRDASEATRVELVKSYFSSVPGFTTPEVIARQSPILTFLQWLGAAGGDPFYAVIAYREVG, encoded by the coding sequence ATGCCGCTGAGACCAGAGCAACGTAATAAACTAGACGCAACCGACGACAAGGAATTTTATTCCTTTCCGCGCTTTGTCACCCATGTAGACGAAGGTTTTATTCAACAATTAACGGATTTATACCGCGATCGCCTGCAACCCAACATGCGTATTTTAGACATGATGAGCAGTTGGGTATCTCATCTACCAGAAGAAATGCAGTTTGCCCATGTGGAGGGACACGGACTCAACGCTGAGGAACTAGCACGCAATCCCCGGTTGGATCGTTATTTCGTGCAGGATCTCAACGAAAATCCTCGTTTACCGCTTCCGGATCAAGATTTTGATGCCGTTCTCAACTGTGTGTCAGTGCAATATTTGCAATATCCAGAGGCAGTATTTTCCGAAGTTCACCGTGTTCTCAAACCAGGTGGTGTGGCAATTATCAGCTTTTCTAACCGCATGTTTTTTCAAAAGGCTATTCAAGCATGGCGGGATGCTTCGGAAGCAACCAGAGTTGAATTAGTCAAAAGCTATTTCTCTTCTGTACCAGGATTTACTACTCCAGAAGTAATAGCCCGTCAGTCACCAATACTGACTTTTCTACAGTGGTTGGGTGCTGCGGGAGGAGATCCGTTTTACGCCGTAATCGCTTACCGTGAAGTAGGGTGA